The following proteins are co-located in the Sulfitobacter guttiformis genome:
- a CDS encoding GNAT family N-acetyltransferase, with protein sequence MSSGKIIIEAAVPSDTAALSALAYRAKRAKGYDDATMVLLAEALLLTPARLSKHKFWVARDGAEILGCIALAAIEKTTAEIRAFYVAPEHQGRGVGTRLWQNMVFTAQCQGVTLLHGQVDEPSLAFYRRLGFRSEKTLPSCTVPSLTIYYMVCDI encoded by the coding sequence GTGAGCTCCGGCAAAATAATAATAGAAGCGGCTGTACCTTCTGACACGGCGGCCCTGTCGGCGCTTGCCTATCGTGCAAAGCGAGCAAAAGGGTACGACGATGCAACAATGGTACTGCTTGCGGAGGCGTTGCTACTCACCCCCGCGCGACTGTCGAAACATAAGTTCTGGGTTGCACGCGACGGCGCGGAGATTCTCGGCTGCATCGCCCTAGCCGCCATAGAGAAAACTACGGCGGAAATCAGGGCATTTTACGTGGCGCCTGAGCATCAAGGGCGCGGTGTCGGAACACGCTTGTGGCAGAATATGGTATTCACCGCGCAATGTCAGGGCGTGACACTACTGCACGGGCAGGTTGATGAACCTTCACTCGCGTTTTACCGCCGCCTCGGCTTCCGCAGCGAAAAAACCTTGCCGTCGTGCACAGTGCCGAGCCTGACAATTTACTACATGGTCTGCGATATTTAG
- a CDS encoding M20 aminoacylase family protein, whose product MNILPLIADSTDELTAIFRDLHAHPEIGFTEVRTSAIVADKLREYGVDEVHTGLGKTGVVGLIRGKGQGNRRIGLRADMDALPIHEISGIEYTSTHDGVMHACGHDGHTTMLLGAAKHLAATRDFDGTAIVVFQPAEEGLGGARQMIADGLFEQFPCDEIYGMHNLPNGQIGTVGICKGTAMAGAAFFDIKVTGKGSHAAMPAHSKDALIIAASIATELQTILSRNISPMESCVLSVTQLHAGSAYNVVPEVATLAGTVRYFKDEIYELAASRMKAICEGFAIAHDVTVTLDLRNVFDVLVNDSDLSDAYMEAAAEIVGAENIIERAEPVTGSEDFADMLKLVPGAYCVVGHGGTVSLHNPSFTLDPAILPIGASVMARIVEKRLER is encoded by the coding sequence ATGAATATTCTCCCTCTCATCGCCGATAGTACAGACGAGCTGACCGCGATTTTCCGTGATCTGCATGCCCATCCTGAGATCGGCTTTACCGAGGTGAGGACAAGCGCGATCGTTGCGGACAAATTGCGCGAGTACGGCGTGGACGAGGTACACACGGGGCTGGGAAAGACTGGTGTGGTCGGCCTTATCCGTGGCAAGGGGCAGGGGAATCGCCGTATCGGACTGCGCGCGGATATGGACGCGTTGCCCATTCACGAGATTTCCGGCATCGAGTACACCTCGACCCATGACGGTGTGATGCATGCCTGCGGCCATGACGGTCATACCACGATGCTGCTTGGTGCGGCCAAGCACCTTGCGGCGACACGCGATTTTGACGGTACGGCGATCGTGGTGTTCCAGCCCGCCGAAGAAGGGCTTGGCGGCGCGCGACAGATGATTGCAGACGGTCTGTTCGAGCAGTTCCCCTGCGACGAGATTTACGGCATGCATAATTTGCCCAATGGCCAGATCGGTACGGTGGGGATCTGTAAGGGGACGGCCATGGCGGGGGCCGCGTTTTTTGACATCAAGGTGACCGGAAAAGGTAGCCACGCAGCAATGCCTGCCCACAGCAAGGATGCGTTGATTATCGCAGCGAGCATCGCAACCGAACTCCAGACAATCCTGAGCCGCAACATTTCGCCCATGGAATCATGCGTGCTGTCGGTTACGCAGTTACATGCCGGTTCGGCCTATAACGTGGTGCCGGAGGTGGCGACTCTCGCGGGCACGGTCCGTTATTTCAAAGACGAGATCTACGAACTTGCTGCGTCGCGGATGAAGGCGATTTGCGAGGGATTCGCGATTGCGCATGATGTGACGGTGACATTGGATTTGCGTAACGTGTTCGATGTTCTCGTCAATGACAGTGATTTATCGGATGCCTACATGGAGGCTGCCGCAGAAATTGTTGGTGCCGAGAATATTATCGAGCGGGCGGAGCCTGTGACGGGGTCGGAGGACTTTGCCGATATGCTCAAACTGGTCCCGGGGGCTTATTGTGTTGTCGGCCATGGAGGGACGGTATCGCTGCATAACCCGTCGTTCACCCTTGATCCTGCTATTCTGCCGATTGGTGCATCAGTAATGGCGCGTATCGTGGAGAAGCGGCTGGAGCGTTGA
- a CDS encoding molybdopterin oxidoreductase family protein, giving the protein MTHKQPVLDLSPHVSDEIRKTTCYMCACRCGINVHMKKDPLGDLKVAYIEGNRDHPVNKGVLCAKGSAGIMQHNAPSRLKSPMKRVGERGSGEFEEISWDEAYEIAASWLKPIRETDPSKLAFFTGRDQSQSFTSMFAQSFGTPNYAAHGGFCSVNMAAAGIYTMGGAFWEFGQPDWDHTKLFMLFGVAEDHDSNPIKMGIGKIKARGARIIGVNPIRTGYNAVADDWVGITPGTDGLFILSMIHCLMKAGRIDLHYLAQYTDAAVLINCDEKSPEFGLKLRDANGKELVIDRTTGKPAPYDQKGVRPDLAATHRVAGVTHRPVFHQMAEMYLDDQYSPEAVAERCGISAKRIRTLAAELARVAFDEAIELEHEWTDFRGEHHKTMTGRPVSFHAMRGISAHANGFQTCRALHTLQIILGTVEVPGGFRFKPPYPKPATAHPKPHCKVTPGKPLDGPHLGFVHGPDDLALKEDGSPARIDKAFTWENPMSAHGLMHMVISNAYAGDPYKIDTLFMYMANMSWNSSMNTTGVMQMLTDKDENGEYVIPRIIYSDAYSSEMVAFSDLILPDTTYLERHDCISLLDRPICEADAMADAIRWPVVAPDRNVKGFQSALCDLGAKLGLPAFTNEDGSQKYADYADYIVNHERRPGVGPLAGWRTGDNGLQHGRGSPNESQLDNYIANGGFFTSHIPDGANYYKPWNTAYQDWAVKMGLYDAPQPYLFTLYSEPMRKFQLAAEGHGKRQPPDHLRARIKEKMSPLPIWYETDQQGNEGYTITALTQRPMAMYHSWGSQNAWLRQLHGRNPMYMPTKLMRGHGLQDGDWAEITSPHGSITVPVMEMAALNENTIWTWNAIGKRKGAWALDEDASEATKGFLLNHLIHELLPPKGDGMRWANSDPITGQAAWFDLKVAVKKVPAPADALSQPVVPAQKSPVGKGPSVLKWKVGQ; this is encoded by the coding sequence ATGACCCACAAGCAGCCAGTGCTGGACCTTAGCCCGCACGTCTCTGACGAAATCCGCAAAACTACCTGTTACATGTGTGCCTGTCGCTGCGGCATTAACGTCCACATGAAGAAGGACCCGCTCGGCGATCTCAAAGTTGCCTATATCGAGGGTAACCGCGACCATCCGGTTAACAAGGGCGTCCTCTGCGCCAAAGGGTCTGCCGGTATTATGCAGCACAACGCGCCGTCGCGCCTCAAATCCCCGATGAAACGGGTGGGGGAGCGCGGATCAGGCGAGTTCGAGGAAATCAGCTGGGACGAAGCCTATGAAATCGCGGCAAGCTGGCTCAAACCGATCCGCGAAACCGATCCCTCAAAGCTGGCGTTCTTTACGGGTCGTGACCAGTCGCAAAGCTTTACCTCGATGTTTGCGCAGTCTTTCGGCACGCCGAACTATGCAGCCCACGGCGGCTTTTGCTCCGTCAACATGGCTGCCGCAGGCATCTACACAATGGGCGGCGCATTTTGGGAGTTTGGGCAGCCCGACTGGGACCATACAAAGCTGTTCATGCTGTTCGGGGTCGCCGAGGATCATGACAGCAACCCAATCAAGATGGGCATCGGCAAGATCAAGGCACGAGGCGCGCGCATCATCGGCGTTAATCCGATCCGGACAGGATATAACGCTGTTGCCGATGACTGGGTTGGCATCACACCTGGCACCGACGGCTTGTTCATTCTGTCGATGATCCATTGCCTGATGAAGGCAGGACGCATCGACCTCCACTATCTTGCGCAATACACAGACGCAGCCGTCCTGATTAACTGTGATGAAAAATCGCCCGAGTTTGGGTTAAAACTGCGCGATGCGAATGGCAAAGAGCTGGTTATTGATCGCACCACCGGCAAACCTGCACCCTACGATCAAAAGGGCGTCCGCCCCGATCTGGCCGCAACGCACCGTGTCGCTGGCGTCACGCATCGCCCCGTATTCCACCAGATGGCCGAGATGTATCTGGACGATCAATACAGCCCGGAAGCCGTCGCCGAACGGTGCGGTATCTCCGCCAAGCGCATCCGCACATTAGCGGCAGAGCTGGCCCGCGTCGCGTTTGACGAAGCGATTGAGCTGGAGCATGAGTGGACCGATTTCCGTGGCGAGCATCACAAGACAATGACAGGCCGCCCTGTGTCTTTTCATGCGATGCGCGGAATTTCGGCGCATGCAAACGGCTTTCAGACTTGTCGCGCGTTGCATACATTGCAAATCATTCTGGGGACTGTCGAAGTGCCTGGGGGTTTCCGGTTCAAGCCGCCCTACCCCAAGCCCGCAACCGCACATCCCAAACCACATTGCAAGGTTACACCGGGCAAGCCGCTCGATGGTCCGCACCTCGGCTTCGTCCACGGTCCTGATGATCTGGCTCTCAAGGAAGACGGCAGCCCCGCGCGCATTGACAAGGCCTTTACGTGGGAAAACCCGATGTCGGCCCATGGCTTGATGCACATGGTGATCTCGAACGCCTATGCCGGTGATCCCTACAAGATCGACACGCTTTTCATGTATATGGCGAACATGTCGTGGAACTCTTCGATGAACACCACGGGCGTCATGCAGATGCTCACGGACAAAGACGAGAATGGCGAATATGTGATCCCGCGGATTATCTATTCCGATGCCTACAGCTCCGAGATGGTCGCCTTTTCCGACCTGATCCTGCCCGATACCACCTACCTCGAGCGGCATGATTGTATCTCGTTGCTCGACCGACCAATTTGTGAGGCAGACGCGATGGCTGACGCCATCCGCTGGCCGGTGGTTGCCCCTGACCGGAATGTAAAAGGGTTTCAATCCGCGCTTTGTGATCTGGGTGCGAAACTGGGCTTGCCCGCGTTCACAAACGAGGACGGCAGCCAGAAATACGCCGATTACGCCGACTATATTGTCAACCACGAGCGCCGCCCCGGTGTAGGGCCGCTGGCCGGTTGGCGGACCGGTGATAATGGCCTGCAACACGGACGCGGCAGCCCGAACGAGAGCCAGCTCGACAACTACATCGCGAATGGCGGCTTCTTCACCTCCCACATCCCCGACGGGGCAAACTACTATAAACCCTGGAACACCGCCTATCAGGATTGGGCGGTCAAGATGGGTCTTTATGACGCGCCCCAGCCCTATCTCTTTACGCTCTATTCCGAACCGATGCGCAAATTCCAGCTCGCGGCAGAAGGTCATGGCAAACGCCAGCCACCAGATCATCTTCGCGCGCGCATCAAAGAGAAAATGTCGCCGTTGCCGATCTGGTACGAGACAGACCAGCAAGGCAATGAAGGCTATACTATTACCGCGCTAACCCAACGCCCGATGGCGATGTACCACTCATGGGGAAGCCAGAATGCATGGCTGCGCCAGCTTCATGGCCGCAACCCGATGTATATGCCAACCAAATTGATGCGCGGCCACGGTCTGCAAGATGGCGACTGGGCCGAAATCACCTCGCCCCATGGCAGCATTACCGTACCCGTGATGGAAATGGCCGCGCTGAACGAAAACACAATCTGGACATGGAACGCTATCGGTAAACGCAAAGGCGCGTGGGCATTGGACGAGGATGCCTCCGAGGCCACCAAGGGCTTTCTTCTCAATCACCTCATTCATGAACTACTCCCTCCGAAAGGGGACGGCATGCGTTGGGCCAACTCCGACCCAATTACCGGACAGGCAGCATGGTTTGACCTCAAAGTGGCTGTTAAGAAGGTCCCGGCGCCTGCCGATGCCCTCTCGCAACCCGTGGTGCCAGCCCAAAAATCACCCGTTGGAAAAGGCCCGTCAGTGCTGAAGTGGAAGGTTGGCCAATGA
- a CDS encoding dimethyl sulfoxide reductase anchor subunit family protein, giving the protein MHPAPSVIFFSTFSGLGFGLLVFLGLGMPGGTGWSAFAFFSIAYILAVGGLISSTFHLGRPERALKAFTQWRTSWLSREAWCAVLALVLMAIYGAGLVFFGQRWTILGLLGAAASLVTVFTTSMIYGQLNTIPRWHSPYTPANFISLCIAGGALLSGQAIWAIALLCLAAGIQIATWLRGDTALAASGTNMQTATGLGQIGRVRAFEPPHTGTNYLLREFVHVIGRKHSNKLRIIAIVLMAVLPVFFLLVPFNHFMALFAVVSHIGGVLTARWLFFAEAEHVVGLYYGKR; this is encoded by the coding sequence ATGCATCCCGCACCTTCAGTCATCTTCTTCTCGACATTCTCCGGCCTCGGATTCGGCCTACTGGTATTTCTTGGCCTTGGCATGCCGGGCGGCACGGGATGGAGCGCTTTTGCCTTTTTCTCCATCGCCTATATCCTCGCCGTAGGCGGGCTGATTTCTTCTACCTTCCACCTTGGTCGCCCCGAGCGCGCACTAAAAGCATTTACCCAATGGCGCACAAGCTGGCTTTCGCGCGAGGCGTGGTGTGCAGTCTTGGCGCTGGTGCTGATGGCAATTTACGGCGCAGGCCTTGTATTCTTTGGGCAGCGCTGGACCATCCTCGGGCTGTTGGGCGCGGCTGCATCACTGGTGACCGTCTTTACCACCTCCATGATTTACGGCCAGCTCAATACCATCCCCCGCTGGCACAGCCCATACACACCTGCAAATTTCATCTCGTTGTGCATTGCCGGCGGGGCTCTTTTGTCCGGTCAGGCGATATGGGCAATTGCTCTGCTGTGCCTTGCTGCGGGCATACAGATCGCCACGTGGCTGCGCGGCGACACCGCATTGGCCGCCAGCGGCACCAATATGCAAACCGCAACCGGCCTTGGACAGATCGGCAGGGTGCGCGCCTTCGAGCCCCCGCATACAGGCACCAATTACCTGCTACGCGAGTTCGTGCATGTGATCGGCCGCAAGCATTCGAACAAGTTGCGGATTATCGCGATTGTTCTGATGGCAGTGCTGCCTGTGTTCTTTTTGCTGGTTCCGTTCAACCATTTCATGGCACTTTTTGCTGTAGTCTCACATATTGGTGGCGTTCTAACCGCCCGCTGGCTATTTTTTGCGGAGGCTGAACATGTAGTCGGCCTCTATTATGGCAAGCGGTGA
- a CDS encoding 4Fe-4S dicluster domain-containing protein — translation MTQLPPHTAKKLGLVIDLDTCVGCHACVISCKGWNTENYGAPLSDQNPYGADPSGTFLNRVHSYEIQPPKLGDGPAPDAQLVHFPKSCLHCEDAPCVTVCPTGASYKRVEDGIVLVNESDCIGCGLCAWACPYGARELDQAEGVMKKCTLCVDRIYNKNLPEVDREPACVRTCPSNARHFGDFADPDSNVSKLVAERGGMDLMPEQGTKPVNKYLPPRPKDQLARQDEQIDVLAPFLAPVATETKGFLSWLDKTLEKL, via the coding sequence ATGACCCAACTGCCCCCCCATACCGCCAAAAAGCTCGGCCTTGTTATTGATCTCGACACCTGTGTGGGCTGCCACGCATGTGTGATCTCCTGCAAAGGCTGGAATACAGAGAACTATGGCGCACCCCTATCGGATCAAAATCCATACGGCGCCGACCCATCGGGCACCTTCCTCAACCGTGTTCACAGCTACGAAATCCAGCCGCCTAAACTGGGGGATGGGCCGGCGCCCGATGCACAGCTTGTCCATTTTCCGAAATCCTGCTTGCACTGCGAGGATGCACCATGTGTCACCGTCTGCCCCACCGGTGCCAGCTACAAGCGGGTCGAGGACGGCATCGTTCTGGTGAATGAGAGTGATTGCATCGGCTGTGGTCTATGCGCATGGGCCTGCCCCTATGGCGCTCGCGAGCTGGACCAAGCGGAAGGAGTGATGAAAAAATGTACCCTTTGTGTCGATCGCATCTACAATAAAAACCTCCCCGAGGTTGACCGCGAGCCTGCCTGCGTACGCACCTGCCCGTCAAATGCACGCCACTTTGGTGATTTTGCTGATCCTGACTCAAACGTGAGCAAGCTGGTTGCAGAACGCGGTGGCATGGATCTGATGCCGGAGCAGGGCACAAAGCCGGTGAATAAATATCTGCCGCCCCGCCCCAAGGACCAGCTGGCCCGACAGGACGAGCAGATTGATGTGCTTGCTCCTTTTCTCGCGCCCGTGGCAACAGAAACCAAAGGGTTCCTGAGCTGGCTCGACAAGACTTTGGAGAAACTCTGA
- the xsc gene encoding sulfoacetaldehyde acetyltransferase codes for MKMTTEEAFVKTLQMHGIDNAFGIIGSAMMPISDIFPDAGIKFWDCAHETSGGMMADGFTRATGKMSMMIAQNGPGITNFVTAVKTAYWNHTPVLLVTPQAANKTIGQGGFQEMEQMNLFADCVAYQEEVRDPSRIAETLNRVIMQAKRASGPAQINIPRDFWTQVIDIELPMIVDFELPQGGEVAVQNAADLLSGAKFPVILNGAGAVLSKGGIEASRILAEALDAPVCVGYQHNDAFPGNHPLFAGPLGYNGSKAGMELIAKADVVLCLGTRLNPFSTLPGYGIDYWPTSAKIIQVDINPDRIGLTKKVTVGIVGDAQKVATSITAKLASTAGDAGREERKALIAQTKSAWAQELTSMTDEQDDPGTDWNVRARKAKPDWMSPRMAWRAIQAALPVEAIISSDIGNNCAIGNAYPSFNESRKYLAPGLFGPCGYGLPSIIGAKIGKRDVPVVGFAGDGAFGISVNELTAIGRGDWPAITQIVFRNYQWGAEKRNSTLWFDDNFVGTELDEGVSYAGIATACGLKGVVARTMDELTAALDQAIKDQMENGITTLIEAMINQELGDPFRRDAMKKPVQVAGINAADMRPQVV; via the coding sequence ATGAAGATGACTACAGAAGAAGCTTTCGTAAAAACTTTGCAGATGCATGGCATTGATAATGCTTTCGGCATTATCGGCTCTGCCATGATGCCAATTTCCGACATTTTCCCCGATGCTGGTATCAAGTTTTGGGATTGCGCCCATGAAACGTCCGGCGGCATGATGGCCGACGGATTTACCCGCGCAACCGGAAAGATGTCGATGATGATCGCGCAAAACGGTCCGGGGATTACCAATTTTGTAACGGCTGTGAAAACAGCATACTGGAACCACACACCCGTTCTTCTGGTGACCCCGCAGGCCGCGAACAAGACGATCGGACAGGGCGGGTTTCAGGAAATGGAACAGATGAACCTGTTCGCCGATTGCGTAGCATATCAGGAAGAAGTCCGCGACCCCAGCCGCATCGCCGAGACCCTAAACCGTGTAATCATGCAAGCCAAACGCGCATCGGGTCCTGCGCAGATCAACATCCCACGCGATTTCTGGACCCAAGTAATTGATATCGAACTGCCTATGATTGTCGACTTCGAACTTCCACAGGGCGGCGAAGTTGCAGTGCAGAACGCTGCCGACCTGCTGTCGGGTGCGAAATTCCCTGTTATCCTGAACGGCGCTGGCGCGGTGTTGTCAAAAGGCGGGATCGAAGCATCGCGCATTTTGGCTGAAGCGCTGGATGCACCTGTTTGTGTGGGCTATCAACACAACGATGCCTTCCCCGGAAACCACCCGCTTTTCGCAGGTCCGCTAGGATATAACGGCTCAAAGGCTGGCATGGAGCTAATTGCGAAAGCCGACGTTGTTTTATGCCTTGGCACACGCCTCAACCCGTTTTCGACGCTGCCGGGCTACGGTATTGATTACTGGCCAACATCCGCAAAAATCATTCAGGTCGACATCAATCCAGACCGGATTGGTCTGACCAAAAAGGTTACGGTCGGCATTGTTGGCGACGCACAAAAAGTTGCTACGTCAATTACCGCCAAACTGGCCAGCACTGCAGGCGATGCAGGCCGCGAAGAGCGCAAAGCCCTGATCGCCCAGACTAAATCTGCATGGGCACAAGAGTTGACCTCAATGACAGACGAACAAGATGACCCCGGCACAGATTGGAACGTACGTGCACGCAAAGCCAAGCCTGACTGGATGTCACCAAGAATGGCATGGCGGGCCATTCAGGCCGCACTGCCGGTTGAGGCGATAATTTCGTCGGATATCGGCAACAATTGCGCCATCGGCAACGCATATCCTTCCTTTAACGAAAGCCGCAAATATCTGGCGCCGGGCCTGTTTGGTCCCTGCGGATACGGCCTGCCCTCGATCATCGGCGCGAAAATCGGCAAGCGTGATGTCCCGGTTGTCGGCTTCGCAGGGGATGGCGCGTTCGGGATTTCGGTGAACGAACTGACGGCGATCGGGCGCGGCGACTGGCCTGCGATCACCCAGATCGTTTTCCGCAACTACCAGTGGGGCGCGGAAAAGCGGAACTCGACTCTGTGGTTCGACGATAATTTCGTCGGGACAGAACTCGACGAGGGCGTATCCTACGCCGGTATCGCAACCGCATGTGGCCTCAAGGGCGTGGTCGCCCGCACGATGGACGAGCTGACCGCGGCATTGGATCAGGCCATCAAGGACCAGATGGAGAACGGGATCACCACATTGATCGAAGCGATGATTAACCAAGAGCTGGGCGATCCCTTCCGCCGTGATGCGATGAAGAAGCCGGTGCAGGTTGCGGGCATCAATGCGGCTGACATGCGTCCGCAGGTCGTCTAA
- the pta gene encoding phosphate acetyltransferase: MSVLRDLQSRAAARPAHIVLSEGHDQRVVAGALAALDAGLGPITLVGPYAEVTAHLVKANAVGRVGLHIEDPETSSRTAGYAALYLDLRKHKGVSEDVAALQAHDPLVFAALMVRNGDAEGTVGGAVATTSETVRAALMMIGKAPDAALVSSFFLMALPANHPSGRTAMIFGDCGLVIDPDAAELAAIAAACATSCVQLLGDTPKVALLSFSTKGSARHERVTKVTDALAILQADHPKLSADGELQFDAAFVPDVGASKAPGSPIAGHANVLIFPNLDAGNIGYKIAQRIGGCNAIGPILQGLAKPANDLSRGCTATDVTNMIAVTTLQAAK; encoded by the coding sequence ATGAGCGTTCTGCGCGATCTTCAATCCCGCGCAGCCGCCCGGCCTGCCCATATCGTACTGAGCGAAGGCCACGACCAAAGGGTTGTGGCCGGTGCGCTTGCAGCGCTCGACGCGGGCTTGGGGCCGATCACCCTTGTCGGTCCTTACGCTGAAGTTACCGCACATCTGGTAAAGGCCAATGCCGTGGGCAGGGTTGGGCTTCATATCGAAGATCCCGAAACTTCATCGCGCACTGCAGGCTACGCCGCCCTTTATCTTGATCTGCGCAAGCACAAGGGGGTGAGCGAGGACGTAGCAGCCCTTCAGGCCCACGATCCTCTGGTGTTTGCCGCACTCATGGTGCGCAACGGTGATGCTGAGGGCACCGTCGGAGGGGCTGTTGCAACCACATCAGAAACTGTGCGCGCGGCATTGATGATGATCGGCAAAGCCCCCGATGCAGCCCTTGTTTCATCCTTCTTCCTGATGGCCCTGCCTGCGAACCACCCCTCTGGCCGCACCGCCATGATTTTTGGCGATTGCGGGCTGGTCATCGATCCTGATGCGGCCGAACTGGCGGCGATTGCCGCAGCCTGCGCGACGTCATGTGTGCAGCTACTAGGCGACACACCAAAGGTTGCCCTGCTGAGCTTCTCTACCAAGGGATCCGCACGCCATGAGCGCGTGACCAAGGTGACGGATGCACTGGCAATTTTGCAGGCAGATCATCCCAAGTTGTCCGCCGACGGTGAATTACAGTTTGATGCCGCGTTTGTGCCGGATGTGGGTGCGTCCAAAGCACCGGGATCACCCATAGCCGGTCATGCCAATGTTCTGATCTTCCCCAACCTCGACGCAGGCAACATCGGCTATAAGATCGCGCAGCGTATCGGCGGCTGCAATGCTATCGGTCCCATTCTTCAAGGGCTTGCTAAACCCGCGAATGATTTGTCACGCGGCTGTACTGCTACTGATGTGACCAACATGATCGCCGTTACAACATTGCAGGCCGCGAAATGA
- the dapA gene encoding 4-hydroxy-tetrahydrodipicolinate synthase, translated as MFSGSMPALVTPFRNGELDIETLKKLVEWHVGEGSNGLVPVGTTGESPTLTHREHEMVVEEVVKAAAGRIPVLAGAGSNNTLESIRLAQHAEKVGADGILLVTPYYNKPTQRGLIAHFTAVHDCCALPIIIYNIPGRSVVDMTPETMGQLAKLDRIVGVKDATGDLARVCDQRMTCGPDFIQLSGEDATAHGFNAQGGVGCISVTANVAPKLSAQLQAACAAGDYAAALALQDKLMPLHKAIFTEPGLVGVKYAMSRLDLCSEEVRLPLAGLSDETRKLVDEGLKHAGLM; from the coding sequence ATGTTTTCAGGTTCTATGCCTGCCCTCGTCACGCCGTTTCGCAACGGCGAGCTGGATATTGAAACGCTGAAGAAACTGGTTGAATGGCATGTGGGCGAAGGCTCGAACGGCCTTGTCCCCGTCGGTACTACCGGCGAATCGCCGACACTTACGCACCGTGAGCACGAGATGGTTGTTGAGGAGGTTGTGAAGGCAGCAGCGGGTCGCATACCGGTTCTGGCCGGCGCGGGCAGTAACAACACGCTCGAAAGTATCCGCCTTGCGCAGCATGCGGAAAAAGTGGGCGCAGACGGCATTTTGCTGGTCACCCCGTACTACAACAAACCAACGCAGCGTGGTTTGATTGCGCATTTCACCGCCGTCCATGATTGTTGCGCGCTTCCGATCATCATCTACAATATCCCGGGCCGTTCTGTCGTGGACATGACTCCCGAAACGATGGGCCAGTTGGCCAAGCTCGACCGGATTGTCGGTGTTAAGGACGCAACTGGTGATCTGGCGCGCGTGTGCGATCAGCGGATGACCTGTGGCCCCGATTTCATCCAGTTGTCCGGCGAAGATGCTACTGCACACGGGTTCAACGCCCAAGGTGGCGTAGGGTGCATCTCTGTTACTGCCAATGTGGCGCCGAAACTGTCGGCCCAGTTGCAAGCAGCGTGTGCTGCGGGTGATTACGCCGCAGCGCTGGCGTTGCAGGACAAGCTGATGCCCTTGCACAAAGCAATCTTTACCGAACCTGGGCTTGTTGGCGTGAAATATGCGATGTCCCGCCTCGATCTGTGCTCAGAAGAGGTGCGGCTGCCCCTTGCTGGATTGAGTGATGAGACCCGCAAATTGGTTGACGAAGGCCTCAAGCACGCAGGCCTTATGTAA